The genome window AAAAGCAGTCAGCAAATAGTGCATATCCACACTAAGCTGTTAATATCTGTGTAAGTAAATATATTACTAAACACAAAATTCAAATGGTTCTTTTATGAGGCTGACGCTCACAATTGAGAAGCCTCAATTGCCACTACAGTCAAAAAGGCTGCAGGGGTTCAACACTGACAAAAACTGGAGACACATCTGGGAACCTACAAGTACTTTGCAACAACTCACAAGAACAGGGAGATCAGTAAGCAGGAGCACAGATTTACATTTACAAGGAGCACATGCTGCACATAAATCTATTTCATTTTAGGGTACCTGTATCATGTGGAAAAAGGCTGCTTGGTCTTTTGGTCTGTCAGCATCTCCTGGTAGATGAGATTGttccccagctgcctcagccacaCAGCTGCCTCTCTTTTAGCTTGACTTCTGGAACACAGGTGACCAGAAGCATAAGCAATATTCAAGAAGAGATATGAATGTACCTGTAAGTCCCTGAAAtactctgaattttaaaataacatttgaaGTTTAAAATCACCAAATCAGCTCTTAAAAtctcatttgccttttttttcttcttgaatgcATCATATGGTCTACAGACTGACTCTGTAGAACCAATTAGAACACACAAGCCATTTCCCATTACAATTTCTAGGTTATGAATTCCCAGTGAATAAATGATTATCTTCTTAGCTCCCAAGTAGCCCTGCAGAACTGAATGTCATGTCATGCCAGTTACTCTGGGCCTCAAAGCCATGTCATTTTCTCTGCATGACACTGCTGTCCTATCATGACAGATCCCACGCCAGTGCCACTGACAAATTCACTCAGCACAGTCCTAATCTCCATCCCACAGTCACAGAAGCAAGTGCTCAGTGGAATCTGAAGAAATTATCACATTTCTGAGTGCTCTCCAATGCCCCAGCTACTCATTAATGATACCACTGCCCACCCAGGCCTTCCAGTGCAGGAGTCTGAGAGCAGAATCAAGGGATTGCTCTGTTGTGTGGATGGCCTGTTCCAGGAATGATGtgtccagcagccccagggacactgGTGAGCCACAGCtcgagtgctgtgcccagttctggccCCTGAGCTCAGGAAGggcactgaggtgctggagagtgtccagggaagggcagtggagctggggaaggggctggagcacgaggctgaagaggagcagctgagggggctcagcctggagaaaaggaggctcaggggggctctTTTCACTCTCTGCACCTCCCTGActggagccaggtgggggttgggCTCATCTTCCAGGCAACCAGCGACAGGACGAAGGGATATGATCTTAAGCTGTGACAGGAGAGGCTTGGGTTGCACattgggaagaatttcttcatagaAAGAGTGTCTGGACATTGGgtctgcccggggaggtggtggagccactgtccctggagctgtATAAGGAAGCCTGGccgtggcactcagtgccatggtctggttgacaaTGTCTGTCTGATCACAGGTCGGACTCGATGGTCTCACCggtcttttccaacccactCGATTCTGTGACGCGGTGTCccggcagcagcaccaggccgGGCTCAGGCTGGGGCCGCGCTGCCAGCCCCGGTGCCGCGGAgctccgcccgcccggcccgctccgcccctgcccggcccgAGCCCGCAGCGATGGcggccgggctgtgccgggctgCGGCGGCGCCTCACGGCCGCCTTCAGCAGCGCCGCGGGAGCCGGGCAGGCCCCGCCGGCGGAGCCGCTGACGGAGCGGCGGCAGGCGGGGGGCGTGCGGTGAGCGGGGGCGCCGGGGGCTCCGGGACGCGGCCGCGTTCGGAGCTCGGTGAGCGTAACCCCGCCGCGTTTCACGGGTTTTGCAGCACCATCGTCCTGAACAACCCGCGGCGGCGGAACGCGCTGTCGCTGCCCATGCTGCAGAGCCTGCGGCGGGACCTCCTGCACGACGTCAAGAGCCGGGAGCTGCGCGTCATCGTCATCGCGGGTACCGCGGCACCGGCCGGGCGGCAGGGGCACCCAGCGGAGCCGAAACCCAAACCTCGCTGGGAATTACGGGAAACGGGACGGGAAGGGACCTGTGTGCTTCCCTAATGCTCCCGCGGCTGTCAGTGCTCGGCAGGCCTCCCTGTCACGCTCTTCCTCCATACTCACCCCAGCTTCCCCTTCCTGTACTTAATTCCTCATTTCTAACTCAGCACTAACGACTGACTGGGCTTTTGTTACGCTTTCGGTTTTAGCCAACACGTCTAAGCATTAACACGTTTCAAAATGTTACTTCAGTCGGAGTATGGGGGTGTTTACACTCGGCATTTTAGGGTCAGGGTTAATTGGTTTTAAGATTGTATGGAAGGAATACTTTAAACAGaacaaaagccaaaccaaaaaaaagttCTAAGAGTTACCAAAGTAAAGCATTAACATCCCCACAGAGGGGTTTTGTGCAGGAGCAGGCAAAGGTAGGATGGTGTTTGTTGCCCTGTTGACAGGTATAGACTGTAGTGAAAAACAAGGTTTCTGCAAATCAAgtgctctgcttccctgctctgagccaggaTCAGCCTCATCATTTGGTTGTCAGAACTATTTTTGAAAACACTCCAGTGAAAGAGAGACTCTAATATCAATACCACAGACACCCATGGCCCACAGATGTAAAACAGCCTCTGGCAGAGCCTGTTACAGTTTCCTTCCATTTACATATTAAGCTGTAGAGTTCTTAAAGATAATGAAACTTGAGATGTACTTAAgccatctttttttcctttttttttgctattttaagaTAACCTTCATTTTCCCCCCTTCCAAACATCTCAGATAAACTGGTTTATTAATTTAGGATCATGCTGTTTCCTATACGTAGGGGAAAACTCTGTGTATTAGGGCACACACACAAGAGTAGAAGAGAGCTGATTTCACAGGGGTGAGTTTAAATATACATATTCCTCATTTCAAACAGCACTTAGAAATTTTGCAAAACACTGAAGGCTCTTTTTTGGGAGTACAGTGCTCTGGGAGTTTGTGAGCACAATTGCTTTAGGTTTTTTAGAAATTGCACGTTCCTGTTTATTTCTAATTCCGGTGctgaataaaacacaaaagaagaaattgcaagaaaataaaagattccTCAGAGAATGCTTTGGGCCTTTAACACAGACTTGGCAGTGGATTCTTCAATGAGGTtcaaattaatgtaattaatcTCCAAATATATATTGCCAACCCCATGAGTTGACTGACAATTGTCTGGTTATTTCTGGATAGACGGTGTCTCAATAATCTGATTCATAAGAAACAAATCCGCAGCTAAGGTTTGATCTGCATAGATGTAGCTGGAAATGTCACAGCCATACAAATACCTGAGAAGTTCTGAAGGATTGGAAAGCATCACATTGGTTCATTCTAATGACAGGTAGTTACATGACAAAGGAAAACTGTTGTAAAGATTGTGGACCtgtattgttttaattttagcaAATCCAAAGTTTGGTTCCACAAAAACCTTCTCTTTTGCTGCCCAAACCCTGAGGATGTTTTTGGGGCTTCTCTAGATGACAGTTTAGTAGTGGAGAAAACACTCCAACTACCCTTCTGGTTCTCCTGTAGCAGaataaccttttttctttcttttcccattgTGACCTTCAGCACCGTGACAGAAAAAATACTGATGCTTATTTAGCAAAAGTAGTTAATAATTAATTCTGGGTACAATAAATAGGGACTAAGTATATTTATCAGTCTGAGAGCACAGCATTCTAGCCTTACTCCAGCTGATAAGCTTGTGTTGTACTGAGGAGCTGTTTTGAACATCCTTACACAAAACTGGGCTCAGAGGTGAAGTGCATTCTTTCTGAGTTAAGTGTAGTGGAAGTAAAATGAGACCTTGAAAAGTGCTAATGGGTGTTACTGTGCTTAAATGTTGTACTGCAGCAATTTAAAGTTACCATAAAACCCAGAAGGAAATGTTTTGGAATTCTGTTCAAAACTCCCTCCCCAAACTCCTTTTTGAACATTGACATGTCATTGACATCCCTTTAGCTCGGACATTGATATGCTCCACCCCTGATTTCTTTATTACTTCAGACTgacttttcctgaaattctTTGCAGCTAAAGGACCTGTATTTTGTTCTGGCCATGATTTAAAGGAACTGTCTAGTGAAGATGATGTGAAGCATCATTCCCAAGTATTTGAACTATGTGCAGAGGTAAGCAGTTCTTCTTGAGTGTCTCTGCATTTGCCTGCTGTTAAAAGCAAGCATTGCTTTAAGGAGGGACAGCATTGGTCATCTGCTTGCTAAAGTACAGATTATTCCTTCAGATTCCCTTGATTTTTGCTGCTCTGCTATTTTAATGCCTGATCCTGGTGAAATTATGTTTGCTCTGGATTTCTCTACATGTACATAGAAGGGCTAGAATGGCAATGTGCATGTCTCCAGCAATGGGCACAGTCAGGGTGGGTTCCTTGGTTTAGCCAGTGTTCCTTGCTGCTGAGTATTTGGGCAAATATGTCTTTTCTAGAAGTCTAGGGATAACCACTTTCACATCACTTGTGATCAAATGTTCTTTCCCAGTATTTATTTAGTTATAAGTTCAGAATTGGCTTAAACAACAAGTAGACAATGTGAAAGTAAGATCTGACTCTCTGGTTGTCCAAGGTCTTGTTAAAGACACAGGTCAGGGAGGTGGGGAGGTTAAAGAGAATCCTGGAGCCTTTGGAGGGAATGGCAAAATTCGCTTTAATAGTGGAGGAGCTAGAATTTGACCCCTAATGCTCCTCAGTATGACAACAGTGAGTACTTGGAAACCTTTGTTCTAGTTGCTCCAGTACTAATGATCTCTAAGACATTGCTGAGCCCATATTTAAGGAATGCTGTAAAAGCCATGTGTGAAATCCACAAGCCCTTCATCATCCTTTCATCAGAAAGGAACCAAGATCCAAcagtttgggctttttttggtaaATGGAGAGGAAGGTACTTTTGATGGCTTCCAAAACAGGATTGTGTCATCCTGAATTTCCTTACTGGCCACTCTTTTGTGCATGCAGGTTATGACTTTAATCCAGAAACTTCCAGTGCCAGTGATTGCCAAAGTAAACGGCTTGGCTACAGCAGCCGGCTGCCAGCTCGTGGCAAGCTGTGACATCGCAGTGGCAAGTGAGAAATCTCAGTTTGCTACTCCTGGAGTAAACATTGGGCTCTTCTGCTCCACACCAGCTGTGGCCTTGGGCAGATCTCTTCCAAGAAAGGTAAACTTCCTTTCCAGATCTTCTTCATAATTTTGCATAAAGTTGGTTCCCGTGTTAGGAGTTCTAGTTCCATTGCCTGaactttattttcctgcagtgcaACATTcaaaatactttatttcaaaaGGCATCTCCATAACTCTTTGGAgtgggaaaaataataaagggtGAACTCTTGTTTAGGAAAGGCAGCTTTCTACTGATGTGACTCCAACCAGCACGAGCTCGTCCCAGCAGCCCACCAGCTCAGCAATCCCTTTCCTTTCCAACAGACACTCAGGGCTTTAGCCAATGATGTTCTCCCCTGAGGAGGAAACCCCTGCAAGTTCAGGATAACAATCCCACCAAGGCATCAATTCTTGCCAGGCAATGACATTTCACTGCCAGCAGGATCTGCCTGGCTGTAGATCAAGATGCTTTAAATAGCATCTAAAACCCTCCTATAGTGTCTTCCTGTTTTATGTCCTACTGATTGTGGCTGCACATCTCTCACTCCATAAAAAATAGTACAACCTGTAAAGCCAATTGGATTCATGCAGGCAGACGGTccaagcccagcagggctctgctgagaTGCAGTGACTGAACTGCACACATCCCATTGCTGGATAAAAGCTTCAGCTTGAAATTTCCCATCTGCAGGGACATCCTGTTCAAACAGAGTCCATGGGGGATTTTTCCAAGGCTGCTCTCATGTGCAGTTGCAGCTGTTTCTCAGTTAGTATTTCTGGGCTGTAGGAttacctttttaaaatgtgtgggaaatgcttttctctgtgcCACTTTTCAAAGCAATAAGAACATTCCCTACAGTTCCCAGAATTGGTGATTTTTACCTTTTAACAAAAGAAGTCGCCATTGTTCGTAGCTACCAGTACAAAGATGCTAGTGAGGATAATCAGCTCTTATGATTCAGGCATTGGTCAATTGCTCCAGGAGTCTTGGAAAACTTTATTGATACATAGCATTGAATAGTCACTGAGTATTTGGGGGAATTTTTAGTCTCAAACCTCAAGCACCAGatgctggaagcagcaggagactGAAATAATGTGCCTATATAAAGTCCATATTTAAAACCACTCATACTAAACTTAAAACTAGGACAGGTGTTTTCAAAAACTGCACATATGCCCAGCTTAAAATACCAAGTTTAGTCATTTGACTTTGTAGATGATCCACTTCTCTTTTAATTCCTACAGCAATCACTAGAGATTGTGAGCTTTTGAAGAGAAACCCAGGGCTGTCAGCCTAGGACAGCTGGAAGCAGTGGGCAGGTTTGAGGAGACCAGCTTTAGACCCTTCTCTTTGCTGAGACCTCTAAACAGGTCCTTGGCAGTGTAAAAGACCAAAAGACCTAAATCATTTGTGAAAAGAATAACTTGTACTTGAAGAAGGAGGCTGAAATTCcccaaacaaagcaaagcactgAGTTGGGTTGACTTACTACAATATTTGTCCTTGTTCAGGTGGCACTGGAGATGCTTTTCACGGGTGAACCTCTCTCTGCCCACGAAGCGTTAATGCACGGGCTCGTCAGCAAGGTGGTACCAGAAGACAAGCTGGAAGAAGAGACCATGAAAATCTCTCAGAAGATATGTGAAAGCAGCAAATCTGTCCTGGCCTTGGGGAAGGCCACTTTTTACAGACAGATAAGCCAGGACCTTGACACTGCTTACAAAATAACTACTAAGGTCATGGTAGATAATTTGACTTTGAGAGATGGGCAGGAAGGCATTGAAGCCTTTGTTCAGAAGCGTAAGCCGGTCTGGTCACACTCTcaggaggagaagaaatgaGTCCTGTCTCTAAACAAACCTTAGCTGTGCTTTATGATTCTTCACGCAGTTGCCTTTGGGAactatatttttattcttactgAAAGTTAAATTTCTCTTCTTACAAATACCAGACGCAATAAATTTACTCCAAGTATGTAATAAATgttaagaaaaatcaaaaaagatGGCTTTTCTTTGATAGCAGTGAATTTAATCTGTGGTTTTAAAACTAACTGTGCTGCAAAAAACAGTTTAACGTGTCTCTGGTTACATAGGAAGTCACAGGGGCTGAGAGGGAGCTCAGAGCACCTTGTTCAGAACCTCCCCTCCATAGTTCTGGATGAGAATTGTTATCTGTTGTTATTAATAGAGAATTGAAGGGCTTGGACACATTCCAGAGATGATGGTAGTAGGTATGATAATGCATTCCAGGACTGCTAGAGTGTTGCAGACAGAAGCCTGTAACACAGTTGTCCATTGCTCCTCATATCTTCCCGTGAACTGTGTGTGTCAGTAGTTTGTCCCCCACAAATcctgattttccagcatcaatTCAACTCCCAGCTCTAGGGAGTTTTGTTGACTGCAGGGAGGATGAGCATGGGTTGGGGTGAAAGGCAGTGTCTTGCCCCAGCTGTCCTTTTCAGGCTGGTGTGTTTGTTGGGAAGTCCATCCTTGTGCTCAAAGCTGGGCTTTTACCAGCACTGGAGCAGTTCAGCCCTGGATTTAAAGACTTGACAACTTCCAAAAAAGGGGTTCAGCTGCTCCACTGGGTAGTCAGTTGCAACCCTCCaggtgaaattttttttaatgtccagTCTGAGCCttgaagcagcattttctggccattcccccttgttccATTATTTGGCATGATTGAGAAAGTTTTGCTCCATTATCTGTGTAACTCTCTCCAAGCAGTCACAGGCTGCATGTAGACCACACTTAAGATTCATTCCTCTGTGCTAGACTGACAAGCCCTGCTTCCTCCACCCTCCCTCTAGGTCATCTTCTCTGGGTAACCAGTTTGGCAACCCTCCAGTAGACCAGTTCCAGTTTCTCCACATCCCTTTTGTACTGGTTGTGCCAAAACTGGGCTGTATCCTAAATATGGCCTCACCAGattggaggagaggagagcagaatAGGCCCCCCTGTGCTGGCCTGTGAGTTGTGCTCAGTGTGTGTTCTGTCTGCTCTGTGATGAGAGTGCACTCCTGGCTTGGATTCAGCCAGGCATCCCCTGGGAGCCCATTTCCAGCAGGACTGTGCTCTGCCTCTCCACTCCTCACCTGTGCTGGTATCCTGTGCTGGTTATTCTTCCCAGGTGAAGAAACTTGCATTTCTCCTTGGATTGTGGCTGGTTTGGATTGAAGCCAGGCCATTTGGGGTGTCAGCCAATGTCCCAGTCTTGCAGAATCTGCAGATTTGCTGAGGATGTGTTATTGATGGCAGTAGTAGATGAAAGGAGCCTTGGTATCAATCCATGGTGACCAACATGGGATGACCTCCcagcaaacacattttttctgaagttcaaCATAGCC of Molothrus ater isolate BHLD 08-10-18 breed brown headed cowbird chromosome 5, BPBGC_Mater_1.1, whole genome shotgun sequence contains these proteins:
- the ECHDC3 gene encoding LOW QUALITY PROTEIN: enoyl-CoA hydratase domain-containing protein 3, mitochondrial (The sequence of the model RefSeq protein was modified relative to this genomic sequence to represent the inferred CDS: deleted 1 base in 1 codon), with translation MAAGLCRLRRRLTAAFSSAAGAGQAPPAEPLTERRQAGGVRTIVLNNPRRRNALSLPMLQSLRRDLLHDVKSRELRVIVIAAKGPVFCSGHDLKELSSEDDVKHHSQVFELCAEVMTLIQKLPVPVIAKVNGLATAAGCQLVASCDIAVASEKSQFATPGVNIGLFCSTPAVALGRSLPRKVALEMLFTGEPLSAHEALMHGLVSKVVPEDKLEEETMKISQKICESSKSVLALGKATFYRQISQDLDTAYKITTKVMVDNLTLRDGQEGIEAFVQKRKPVWSHSQEEKK